One genomic region from Cydia amplana chromosome Z, ilCydAmpl1.1, whole genome shotgun sequence encodes:
- the LOC134660863 gene encoding O-glucosyltransferase rumi homolog: MFSLAQSKATKYQIIEGKLYRQKDCHFPARCSGVEHYLNALAPKLPNMELAINTRDWPQVNHVWGHVKAPVFSFSKTKDYYDIMYPAWSFWEGGPAIALYPNGIGRWDKHRLSISAAAERWPWSMKEQKGFFRGSRTSEERDELIRLSRDMPNLVDAQYTKNQAWKSKADTLDAEPAAEVSFEDHCKYKYLYNYRGVAASFRFKHLFLCKSLVFHVGNEWQEFYYPPLKPWVHYVPLSPKATQSEIAKHIEFFQENDSLAQEIADRGYQFIWEKLTAKDVKCYWRHLLKKYVKLLKYEIVKDEDLIKIS, encoded by the exons ATGTTTTCGCTCGCTCAGTCGAAGGCCACCAAATATCAG ATAATTGAAGGTAAACTATATCGGCAAAAAGATTGCCATTTCCCAGCCAGATGTTCaggtgtagaacattatttgaacGCTCTAGCACCAAAGTTGCCAAATATGGAGCTAGCCATAAATACTCGAGATTGGCCTCAAGTTAACCATGTTTGGGGTCATGTGAAGGCACCTGTATTTTCATTTAGCAAG aCTAAGGATTATTATGACATTATGTATCCAGCTTGGAGTTTTTGGGAGGGTGGTCCAGCAATAGCATTATATCCTAATGGAATAGGACGGTGGGACAAACACAGGTTATCCATCTCTGCTGCTGCTGAAAG GTGGCCCTGGAGTATGAAAGAACAGAAAGGTTTTTTCAGAGGTTCTAGGACAAGTGAAGAGCGAGATGAACTTATTCGCCTGTCTAGGGACATGCCCAATTTAGTTGATGCCCAGTATACAAAAAATCAGGCGTGGAAATCCAAAGCG GACACGCTGGACGCGGAGCCAGCTGCAGAAGTTTCATTTGAAGACCATTGCAAGTACAAATATCTATATAACTACAGAGGCGTCGCAGCGAGTTTCCGTTTCAAACATCTGTTTCTCTGCAAGTCGTTAGTATTTCACGTGGGAAACGAATGGCAGGAATTCTACTATCCACCTTTAAAGCCATGGGTGCACTATGTACCATTAAGCCCAAAAGCTACCCAGTCAGAAATCGCCAAACACATAGAATTTTTCCAAGAAAATGATTCGTTGGCGCAGGAGATAGCAGACAGAGGATATCAATTTATTTGGGAAAAATTGACTGCTAAGGATGTAAAATGCTACTGGAGGCACTTGCTgaaaaaatatgtcaaattaCTGAAGTACGAAATTGTAAAAGATGAAGATCTGATCAAAATCTCATAG